A genomic region of Serratia fonticola contains the following coding sequences:
- the trpCF gene encoding bifunctional indole-3-glycerol-phosphate synthase TrpC/phosphoribosylanthranilate isomerase TrpF yields the protein MQETVLNKIVRDKAQWVAARSQQQPLASFQNDIKPSTRGFYHALQGARTAFILECKKASPSKGLIREHFDPVEIASVYRDFASAISVLTDEKYFQGSFDFLPLVSKTVSQPVLCKDFIIDPYQIYLARYYQADAILLMLSVLNDEQYRQLAAVAHSLNMGVLTEVISEEELQRAIALEARVIGINNRDLRDLSIDLDRTRTLAPRVPHGVTVISESGINNYGQIRELSRYANGFLIGSALMSETNLRSAVRRVILGDNKVCGLTRPQDAAAAYQAGANYGGLIFVGRSPRCVDIAQAREVIAAAPLKYVGVFCDAPMDSVAQTAEHLGLYAVQLHGAEDQDYISALRTRLPAACQIWKALSVKDHLPARELQQVDRYLLDNGAGGTGERFDWSVLQGQTLDNVMLAGGLSADNCVDAALLGCVGLDFNSGVESQPGIKDAARLAAVFQTLRAY from the coding sequence ATGCAGGAAACCGTGCTCAACAAGATTGTTCGTGACAAGGCGCAATGGGTCGCAGCACGAAGCCAACAACAGCCACTGGCCAGCTTTCAAAATGATATCAAGCCGAGTACCCGTGGTTTTTATCATGCGCTGCAAGGGGCCAGAACGGCATTTATTCTTGAATGTAAAAAGGCGTCGCCTTCCAAAGGGCTGATCCGCGAACATTTTGACCCGGTAGAGATTGCCTCGGTCTACCGGGATTTTGCTTCGGCAATTTCGGTCCTGACCGATGAAAAATACTTCCAGGGCAGCTTTGATTTTCTGCCCCTGGTAAGCAAAACCGTCAGCCAGCCCGTGCTGTGCAAAGATTTTATTATCGATCCCTACCAGATTTACCTGGCGCGCTATTATCAGGCCGATGCCATTCTTCTGATGCTATCGGTGTTAAATGATGAACAGTACCGTCAATTGGCCGCCGTGGCTCACAGCCTGAATATGGGCGTATTGACCGAGGTCATCAGCGAAGAGGAATTGCAGCGTGCGATAGCGCTTGAAGCGCGAGTCATTGGCATCAACAACCGCGATCTGCGCGATCTGTCTATCGATCTGGATCGCACTCGTACCCTGGCTCCGCGTGTACCCCATGGTGTTACGGTGATCAGTGAGTCCGGTATCAACAACTACGGGCAGATACGGGAACTCAGCCGCTATGCCAATGGCTTCCTGATCGGCAGTGCGCTGATGTCCGAAACCAACCTTCGCAGTGCGGTACGTCGCGTGATCCTGGGCGACAACAAAGTTTGTGGCCTGACTCGACCACAAGATGCCGCAGCCGCCTATCAGGCAGGGGCCAACTACGGTGGGCTGATTTTCGTCGGGCGCTCCCCCCGCTGCGTGGATATTGCCCAGGCAAGGGAAGTCATCGCAGCAGCACCGCTGAAATACGTTGGCGTTTTCTGTGACGCACCGATGGACAGTGTGGCGCAAACGGCCGAACACCTTGGCCTGTATGCCGTGCAACTGCACGGGGCAGAGGATCAAGATTATATCAGCGCCTTGCGTACCAGGCTGCCAGCCGCCTGCCAGATCTGGAAAGCATTAAGTGTGAAAGACCACCTGCCTGCCCGTGAACTGCAACAGGTTGATCGTTATTTGCTGGATAACGGCGCGGGCGGTACAGGAGAACGCTTCGATTGGTCGGTACTGCAAGGCCAAACGCTGGATAATGTGATGCTGGCTGGCGGCTTGAGTGCAGATAACTGTGTGGACGCCGCCCTGCTTGGCTGTGTCGGCCTCGATTTCAATTCCGGTGTAGAAAGCCAACCAGGCATCAAAGATGCCGCACGTCTGGCTGCCGTTTTTCAAACGCTACGCGCTTACTGA
- the trpD gene encoding anthranilate phosphoribosyltransferase has translation MQPILEKLYRSESMDQEESQQLFSAIVRGELENSQLAAALISMKMRGERPEEIAGAAKALLADARSFPRPDYAFADIVGTGGDGTNSINISTASAFVAAACGAKIAKHGNRSVSSRSGSSDLLAAFGINLELSAHASRQALDELGVCFLFAPQYHTGFRHAMPVRQQLKTRTVFNVLGPLINPARPPLALIGVYSPELVLPIAQTLRVLGYKRAAVVHGGGMDEVAIHTATHVAELNEGEIESYQLTPKSFGLESHPLEALLGGSPEENRDILARLLQGKGERAHAAAVAANVALLLKLFGQEDLRHNAQQALEMIHSGQAYQRVTALAARG, from the coding sequence ATGCAACCTATTCTTGAAAAACTGTATCGCTCAGAGTCGATGGATCAAGAAGAAAGCCAGCAACTGTTCAGCGCTATCGTGCGTGGAGAGCTGGAAAATAGCCAACTGGCAGCGGCACTGATCAGTATGAAGATGCGCGGTGAACGTCCGGAGGAGATTGCCGGGGCAGCCAAAGCGTTATTGGCTGATGCCCGCTCGTTCCCTCGTCCTGATTATGCCTTTGCTGATATCGTCGGCACCGGCGGGGATGGCACCAACAGCATTAATATTTCCACCGCCAGTGCCTTTGTCGCGGCAGCTTGCGGGGCAAAAATAGCCAAGCATGGCAACCGTAGCGTATCCAGTCGTTCAGGTTCTTCCGATCTGCTGGCGGCTTTTGGCATCAATCTGGAACTGTCTGCGCACGCCTCTCGCCAGGCGCTGGATGAACTTGGCGTGTGTTTCCTGTTCGCGCCGCAATATCACACCGGTTTTCGCCACGCGATGCCGGTACGCCAACAGTTGAAGACCCGCACGGTCTTCAACGTGCTCGGCCCCTTGATTAACCCGGCACGCCCACCGTTGGCGCTGATCGGCGTATATAGCCCTGAGCTGGTGCTCCCCATTGCCCAGACCCTGCGCGTACTTGGCTATAAACGCGCCGCCGTTGTACACGGCGGCGGCATGGACGAAGTGGCAATCCATACCGCCACGCATGTCGCCGAACTCAATGAAGGCGAGATTGAAAGCTATCAGCTGACGCCAAAATCTTTCGGCCTGGAAAGCCATCCGCTGGAAGCCCTGCTGGGTGGCTCTCCGGAAGAAAACCGTGACATTCTGGCAAGGTTGTTACAAGGTAAAGGTGAGCGGGCTCATGCCGCTGCAGTCGCCGCCAACGTGGCGTTGCTGCTGAAATTATTCGGACAGGAAGACCTGCGCCATAACGCGCAGCAGGCATTGGAAATGATCCACAGTGGGCAGGCTTATCAGCGTGTCACCGCTTTGGCAGCAAGAGGATAA
- a CDS encoding glutamine amidotransferase-related protein, with the protein MADILLLDNVDSFTYNLVDQLRASGHQVVIYRNQIAADLIIERLQQMEQPVLMLSPGPGAPADAGCMPELLQRLRGKMPIIGICLGHQAIVEAYGGHVGQAGEILHGKASAITHDGEGMFDGMVNPLPVARYHSLVGSNIPAELTVNARFGDMVMAVRHDDHRVCGFQFHPESILTTQGARLLEQTLAWALAK; encoded by the coding sequence ATGGCCGATATCTTACTGCTCGACAACGTTGATTCATTTACGTACAACTTGGTCGATCAACTGCGTGCCAGTGGTCATCAGGTGGTTATCTATCGCAACCAGATTGCCGCCGATCTCATCATTGAACGCCTGCAGCAAATGGAACAGCCTGTATTGATGCTGTCACCCGGCCCTGGTGCCCCGGCAGACGCGGGTTGTATGCCCGAGTTATTGCAACGCTTGCGTGGCAAGATGCCAATTATCGGTATCTGCCTTGGTCACCAGGCGATCGTGGAAGCCTATGGTGGCCACGTCGGCCAGGCGGGTGAAATTCTGCATGGCAAGGCCTCTGCCATTACCCATGATGGTGAAGGCATGTTTGACGGCATGGTCAATCCACTGCCCGTAGCACGCTACCACTCATTGGTGGGCAGCAATATTCCGGCCGAACTGACCGTCAATGCCCGCTTTGGCGACATGGTCATGGCCGTTCGCCATGATGATCATCGCGTATGCGGTTTCCAGTTCCACCCAGAATCGATTCTGACTACCCAAGGGGCACGTTTGCTTGAGCAGACGTTAGCCTGGGCGCTGGCGAAATAA
- a CDS encoding anthranilate synthase component 1: protein MMNNKPQLKLLTAQAGYRSDPTAIFHQLCGTRPATLLLDSAEINSKQNLKSLLIVDSALRITALGRNVTIQVLTTNGAALLPLLDAALPADVKIQVRPDGRELTFPAIDRVQDEDARLRSLSVFDALRTMIALVEAPADEREAMLLGGLFAYDLVAGFEDLPALRQDQRCPDFCFYLAETLLVLDHQRGIARLQASAFTGDHAETLRLQQRLEQLQAQLQQSPLAIPHQKLEDMQLSCNQTDEEYGAVVSNLQQAIRHGEIFQVVPSRRFSLPCPNPLAAYETLKENNPSPYMFFMQDNEFTLFGASPESALKYNATNRQIEIYPIAGTRPRGRRADGSLDLDLDSRIELEMRTDHKELAEHLMLVDLARNDLARICEAGSRYVADLTKVDRYSFVMHLVSRVVGKLRADLDVLHAYQACMNMGTLSGAPKVRAMQLIAASEGTRRGSYGGAVGYFTAHGDLDTCIVIRSAYVEDGIATVQAGAGVVLDSVPQAEADETRNKARAVLRAIASAHQAKEVF, encoded by the coding sequence ATGATGAACAACAAACCACAACTTAAGCTTCTCACCGCACAGGCCGGTTACCGAAGTGACCCGACAGCGATCTTTCATCAGCTGTGTGGCACTCGTCCAGCCACCTTGCTGTTGGACTCGGCAGAAATCAACAGCAAGCAAAACCTGAAAAGCCTGCTGATTGTTGACAGCGCGCTACGTATTACGGCCCTGGGCCGTAACGTGACCATTCAGGTACTGACAACCAACGGTGCCGCGTTATTGCCATTGCTGGATGCAGCCTTACCCGCCGACGTCAAGATTCAGGTCCGCCCCGATGGCCGAGAGTTGACCTTCCCTGCCATCGATAGGGTACAGGATGAAGATGCCCGCCTGCGCTCGCTGTCAGTGTTTGATGCGCTAAGGACGATGATAGCGCTGGTCGAGGCTCCGGCAGATGAACGTGAAGCCATGTTACTTGGCGGCCTGTTTGCCTATGATCTGGTAGCCGGTTTTGAAGACTTACCTGCATTACGTCAAGACCAGCGTTGCCCGGATTTCTGCTTCTATCTGGCAGAAACGCTGCTGGTGCTGGATCATCAACGTGGCATTGCCCGTTTGCAGGCCAGCGCCTTCACCGGCGACCATGCAGAAACATTGCGTTTGCAGCAACGCCTTGAGCAACTTCAGGCACAGTTGCAACAATCCCCCCTTGCCATCCCTCATCAGAAACTGGAAGACATGCAACTGAGCTGTAACCAGACCGATGAAGAGTACGGCGCGGTGGTCAGCAATCTGCAGCAAGCCATCCGCCACGGAGAAATTTTCCAGGTAGTTCCTTCACGCCGCTTCTCATTGCCTTGCCCTAACCCGCTGGCTGCCTATGAGACCTTGAAGGAAAATAATCCAAGCCCTTATATGTTCTTCATGCAGGACAACGAATTCACCCTGTTTGGCGCTTCACCTGAAAGCGCGCTGAAATACAACGCCACCAACCGTCAGATTGAGATCTACCCGATTGCCGGCACTCGCCCTCGCGGCCGCCGCGCCGATGGCTCGCTGGATCTGGATCTCGACAGCCGCATAGAACTGGAAATGCGCACCGATCACAAAGAACTGGCCGAGCATCTGATGCTGGTCGATCTGGCGCGTAACGATCTGGCGCGTATCTGTGAGGCGGGTAGCCGCTATGTGGCTGATCTGACAAAGGTTGACCGTTACTCGTTTGTGATGCATCTGGTTTCCCGCGTGGTGGGTAAACTCCGTGCCGATCTTGATGTTCTGCACGCCTATCAGGCCTGTATGAATATGGGCACCCTGAGTGGTGCTCCAAAAGTTCGCGCAATGCAGCTGATTGCCGCTTCAGAAGGGACCCGCCGCGGGAGTTATGGCGGTGCAGTGGGCTATTTCACCGCTCACGGCGATCTCGATACCTGTATTGTCATCCGTTCCGCCTATGTTGAAGACGGTATCGCCACCGTGCAGGCTGGCGCCGGTGTGGTGCTGGACTCCGTTCCCCAGGCCGAAGCCGATGAAACCCGTAATAAGGCACGTGCCGTGCTGCGTGCCATTGCCAGCGCGCATCAGGCCAAGGAGGTGTTCTAA
- the rnm gene encoding RNase RNM, whose translation MTDSSPQSSAFTLYDLHSHTTASDGYLTPTQLVHRAVEMRVGVLAITDHDTTDGLAEAAAAIADLALPLQLVDGVEISTLWENHEIHIVGLGMDIEHPALRQLLAEQTERRHLRAQEIGVRLAKARIPDAYDGAQKLAGTGAVTRGHFARYLVQTGVADNLAQVFKKYLAKGKTGYVPPQWCTIEQAIDVIHQSGGQAVMAHPGRYDLTAKWLKRLLTYFAENGGDAMEVAQCQQAPHERSLLVKYAQEYRLLASQGSDFHQPCSWIELGRKLWLPGGVEPVWRDWPQR comes from the coding sequence TTGACAGACAGTAGCCCACAATCCTCAGCCTTTACCCTGTACGACCTTCATAGCCATACCACGGCCTCCGATGGTTATTTGACGCCAACCCAGTTAGTGCACCGTGCGGTTGAGATGCGTGTTGGGGTGCTGGCGATCACCGATCACGACACCACTGACGGCTTGGCCGAGGCTGCCGCCGCAATTGCCGATCTCGCGCTTCCTTTGCAATTGGTCGATGGTGTCGAGATTTCCACGCTGTGGGAAAATCATGAAATCCACATTGTCGGGCTTGGAATGGATATTGAGCATCCGGCGCTGCGGCAATTGCTGGCTGAACAGACTGAGCGCCGTCATCTGCGTGCGCAGGAAATTGGTGTCAGATTAGCGAAGGCACGTATTCCGGATGCATACGATGGGGCGCAGAAACTGGCGGGGACAGGCGCGGTCACCCGCGGCCATTTTGCCCGTTATCTGGTGCAAACTGGCGTGGCCGATAATCTGGCGCAGGTGTTCAAGAAATATCTTGCCAAAGGGAAAACCGGCTATGTTCCGCCACAGTGGTGTACAATAGAACAAGCCATTGATGTGATTCATCAATCCGGTGGCCAAGCCGTAATGGCTCACCCGGGACGTTACGATCTGACGGCCAAATGGCTCAAACGGCTGCTAACGTATTTTGCTGAAAACGGGGGGGATGCAATGGAAGTGGCGCAGTGCCAGCAAGCCCCTCATGAACGTTCACTGCTGGTGAAATATGCGCAGGAGTACCGATTATTGGCCTCTCAGGGGTCTGACTTCCATCAGCCTTGCTCGTGGATTGAACTGGGGCGCAAACTGTGGTTACCCGGTGGTGTTGAGCCGGTGTGGCGTGATTGGCCACAGCGATAA
- a CDS encoding L-threonylcarbamoyladenylate synthase — MSQLFYIHPDNPQPRLINQAVDVLRKGGVIVYPTDSGYALGCKLEEKSAMERICRIRQLDGNHNFTLMCRDLSELSTYAYVDNTSFRLIKNNTPGNYTFILKATKEVPRRLMNDKRKTIGLRVPSNPIALALLDVLNEPMMSTTLMLPGNDFAESDPEEISEHLGKQVDLVIHGGFLGQQPTTVVDLTESSPEVVREGAGDPSPFR, encoded by the coding sequence ATGAGCCAGTTATTTTATATTCACCCGGACAATCCGCAGCCACGCCTGATTAACCAGGCTGTGGACGTGCTGCGCAAGGGCGGTGTGATCGTTTATCCAACCGACTCCGGTTATGCGTTGGGCTGTAAACTGGAAGAGAAATCGGCAATGGAACGTATTTGCCGCATCCGCCAGTTGGATGGCAACCATAATTTCACACTGATGTGTCGCGATCTGTCTGAACTCTCGACTTATGCGTATGTAGATAACACATCGTTTCGCCTGATCAAAAACAATACGCCGGGCAATTACACGTTTATTTTGAAAGCGACAAAAGAAGTGCCTCGTCGCCTGATGAATGACAAACGTAAAACCATTGGCCTGCGTGTGCCGTCTAATCCGATAGCATTGGCGTTGCTGGACGTGCTGAACGAACCGATGATGTCGACCACGTTGATGTTGCCTGGCAATGACTTTGCCGAATCCGATCCAGAAGAGATCAGCGAGCATCTTGGTAAGCAGGTGGATCTGGTGATCCATGGTGGTTTCCTCGGCCAACAGCCGACCACGGTTGTTGATCTGACCGAATCCTCGCCGGAAGTGGTGCGTGAAGGCGCGGGCGATCCGTCTCCCTTTCGATAA
- the rluB gene encoding 23S rRNA pseudouridine(2605) synthase RluB has product MSEKLQKVLARAGHGSRREIETMIEAGRVSVDGKIAKLGDRVEVTQAMKIRLDGHVVSIKESEEAVCRVLAYYKPEGELCTRSDPEGRPTVFDRLPKLRGSRWVAVGRLDVNTSGLLLFTTDGELANRLMHPSREVEREYAVRVFGQIDDEKIKQLSRGVQLEDGPAAFRTISFQGGEGINQWYNVTLTEGRNREVRRLWEAVGVQVSRLIRVRYGDIDLPKGLPRGGWAELDLKATNYLRELVELKPETVSKLPVERERRRVKANQIRRAVKRHSQVATGNRRGAPGSKPGKPAKSAKRS; this is encoded by the coding sequence ATGAGCGAAAAGTTACAGAAAGTATTAGCGCGAGCCGGCCATGGCTCGCGTCGTGAAATAGAAACCATGATTGAAGCTGGCCGCGTTAGCGTTGACGGGAAAATCGCCAAGTTGGGCGATCGCGTCGAAGTAACCCAGGCGATGAAAATTCGCCTGGATGGTCATGTTGTCTCGATCAAAGAATCTGAAGAAGCCGTTTGCCGCGTGCTGGCTTATTACAAACCCGAAGGTGAGCTCTGTACCCGCAGCGATCCGGAAGGCCGCCCAACGGTATTCGATCGTCTGCCTAAACTGCGTGGTTCACGCTGGGTAGCGGTAGGGCGCCTGGACGTTAATACCTCCGGATTGCTGCTGTTCACCACCGATGGCGAACTGGCTAACCGCCTGATGCACCCAAGTCGTGAAGTTGAGCGTGAATACGCCGTACGCGTATTTGGCCAGATTGATGATGAGAAAATCAAGCAACTGAGCCGTGGAGTACAACTGGAAGATGGCCCGGCCGCATTCCGAACCATCAGTTTCCAGGGTGGCGAAGGGATTAACCAGTGGTACAACGTCACGCTGACTGAAGGGCGTAACCGCGAGGTTCGTCGCCTGTGGGAAGCCGTTGGCGTTCAGGTGAGCCGTTTGATCCGTGTACGCTATGGTGATATCGATCTGCCAAAAGGCCTGCCGCGTGGTGGCTGGGCTGAGTTGGATCTCAAGGCAACCAACTATCTGCGTGAGCTGGTAGAGCTGAAACCGGAAACCGTCAGCAAACTGCCGGTAGAGCGCGAACGCCGCCGTGTGAAAGCCAATCAGATCCGCCGTGCGGTAAAACGCCACAGCCAGGTGGCGACAGGCAATCGTCGCGGTGCGCCGGGCAGCAAACCGGGTAAACCGGCCAAGTCTGCCAAACGTAGCTAA
- the cobO gene encoding cob(I)yrinic acid a,c-diamide adenosyltransferase has translation MAEDRHQQRQQRLKEQVDARIAAAQDVRGLLLVFTGNGKGKTTAAFGTVTRAVGHGMKAGVIQFIKGQWPNGEKNLLQQHGVEFQVMATGFTWETQDRESDTAACQAVWQHGKRMLADSSLDLVLMDELTYMVTYGYLELDEVLEALHQRPAHQTVIITGRGCHRDLLALADTVTEMRPVKHAFEAGIKAQQGIDW, from the coding sequence ATGGCTGAAGATCGTCATCAGCAACGTCAGCAGCGCCTGAAAGAACAAGTGGATGCACGCATTGCCGCTGCACAGGATGTTCGTGGTTTGTTGCTGGTATTTACCGGCAATGGTAAAGGCAAAACCACCGCGGCCTTTGGCACTGTCACTCGCGCAGTAGGGCATGGGATGAAAGCCGGGGTGATTCAATTTATCAAAGGACAATGGCCTAACGGCGAGAAAAACCTGCTGCAGCAACACGGTGTGGAATTTCAGGTCATGGCGACCGGTTTTACCTGGGAAACCCAAGACAGAGAGAGTGATACCGCAGCCTGCCAAGCCGTTTGGCAACACGGTAAGCGTATGCTGGCCGACAGCAGCTTGGATCTGGTACTGATGGATGAGCTGACCTATATGGTCACTTACGGTTACCTGGAGCTGGACGAGGTGCTGGAGGCATTACATCAACGTCCAGCGCACCAGACGGTGATTATTACCGGGCGTGGTTGTCATCGCGATTTGTTGGCACTGGCAGATACGGTGACGGAGATGCGGCCGGTGAAACATGCGTTTGAAGCAGGGATCAAAGCACAGCAAGGAATTGACTGGTAA
- a CDS encoding YciK family oxidoreductase, with amino-acid sequence MHYQPKQDLLEQRIILVTGAGDGIGREAALTYARFGAQLVLLGRTESKLQAVQAEIAANGGAPTHIITLDLLHTTPQQCQQVADELASKIPRLDGVLHNAGLLGDIAPMAELSMTMWNEVMQVNVNATFMLTQALLPLLLKSHSGSLVFTSSSVGRMGRANWGAYAVSKFATEGMMQVLAEEYKNRNLRVNCINPGGTHTKMRASAFPDEDKSKLKTPADIMPLYLYLMGDDSRRKTGMSFDAQPNRKPGAAE; translated from the coding sequence GTGCATTATCAACCTAAACAGGATCTGCTCGAGCAACGCATTATTTTGGTAACCGGTGCGGGCGACGGCATTGGCCGCGAAGCGGCACTGACCTATGCACGTTTTGGTGCACAACTGGTGTTACTGGGACGCACTGAGAGCAAGTTGCAGGCGGTACAGGCGGAAATTGCCGCCAACGGCGGTGCTCCAACCCATATTATTACACTTGATCTGCTGCACACTACGCCACAACAATGCCAACAGGTTGCCGATGAATTAGCGAGCAAAATACCTCGCCTTGATGGCGTCCTGCACAATGCAGGTCTGTTGGGTGACATTGCCCCGATGGCAGAACTTTCGATGACCATGTGGAACGAAGTGATGCAGGTTAACGTCAACGCGACATTCATGCTCACTCAGGCACTCTTGCCGTTACTGCTGAAGTCTCACTCTGGCTCTTTGGTCTTTACCAGCTCAAGTGTTGGCCGGATGGGGCGTGCCAACTGGGGGGCTTATGCCGTTTCCAAATTTGCTACCGAGGGTATGATGCAGGTGCTGGCTGAGGAATATAAAAATCGCAACTTGCGGGTAAATTGCATCAACCCGGGGGGAACGCACACTAAAATGCGAGCATCTGCGTTCCCTGATGAAGATAAAAGCAAACTGAAAACACCGGCGGATATCATGCCGCTCTATCTCTATCTGATGGGTGATGACAGCCGCCGCAAAACCGGCATGAGCTTTGATGCCCAACCTAACCGTAAACCCGGCGCCGCCGAATAA
- the sohB gene encoding protease SohB, with the protein MEFISVYGLFLAKVATVVIAIAALALLAVSLGQRKGQQKGELQLTDLGEQYREMQREMRLARMGAAEQKAWSKQFKKQSKADEKLKKQRAKAGAVEAVKPCLYVLDFKGSMDAHEVTSLREEVSAVLAVATAKDEVLLRLESPGGVVHGYGLAASQLERLRKGGIRLTVAVDKVAASGGYMMACVADRIVAAPFAIIGSIGVVAQIPNFHRLLKKNDIDVELHTAGQFKRTLTLFGENTEQGREKFREDLNETHELFKQFVHQQRPSLDIDSVATGEHWFGTQAKDKGLIDAVGTSDDLLIAEIENHEVVGVRYTRRKRLIDRITGSAAESADRLLLRWWQRGEKPLL; encoded by the coding sequence GTGGAGTTTATATCTGTTTACGGCCTGTTTCTGGCCAAAGTTGCCACTGTGGTGATTGCTATTGCCGCACTCGCATTGCTGGCGGTCAGTCTGGGGCAACGCAAGGGGCAGCAGAAAGGTGAGCTGCAGCTTACTGACCTGGGGGAGCAGTATCGCGAAATGCAGCGTGAAATGCGACTGGCGCGCATGGGGGCTGCAGAACAGAAGGCCTGGAGCAAGCAGTTTAAAAAGCAGAGTAAAGCCGATGAGAAACTGAAGAAGCAACGTGCCAAAGCCGGCGCGGTCGAGGCCGTCAAGCCTTGCCTGTATGTGTTGGACTTCAAAGGCAGTATGGATGCTCATGAAGTGACTTCTCTGCGTGAAGAAGTTTCTGCCGTGCTGGCGGTAGCCACGGCCAAGGACGAAGTGTTGTTGCGTCTGGAAAGCCCGGGCGGGGTAGTTCATGGTTATGGCCTGGCGGCTTCGCAGTTGGAACGTTTGCGCAAGGGGGGGATTCGTCTGACGGTCGCGGTAGATAAAGTGGCCGCCAGCGGCGGCTATATGATGGCTTGTGTCGCCGACCGCATCGTGGCAGCCCCGTTCGCTATCATCGGCTCAATCGGTGTGGTTGCGCAGATCCCTAACTTCCACCGTCTGTTGAAAAAGAACGATATCGATGTTGAGTTGCATACCGCCGGGCAATTCAAACGGACCTTGACCTTATTTGGTGAGAATACCGAGCAAGGGCGTGAAAAGTTCCGTGAAGATCTGAATGAAACCCATGAGCTGTTCAAGCAGTTTGTGCACCAGCAGCGTCCATCATTGGATATTGACAGCGTGGCCACGGGTGAGCATTGGTTTGGCACGCAGGCAAAAGACAAAGGGTTGATCGATGCGGTTGGGACCAGTGACGATCTGTTGATTGCCGAAATAGAAAATCATGAGGTGGTTGGGGTACGCTATACCCGCCGTAAACGCTTGATTGACCGTATCACCGGTAGCGCGGCAGAAAGTGCCGATCGTCTGTTGTTACGCTGGTGGCAGCGCGGTGAGAAACCGTTGCTTTAA
- a CDS encoding YciN family protein: MRKNTQPIEREALLTEANNIIRQHEDYMHGMVATEVEQKGSVLVFRGEFFLDPDGLPTAKTTAVFNMFKHLAHLLSEKYHLVD; the protein is encoded by the coding sequence ATGCGAAAAAATACTCAACCGATCGAACGAGAAGCCCTACTTACTGAAGCAAATAACATCATCCGCCAACACGAAGATTATATGCACGGTATGGTAGCGACAGAGGTTGAACAAAAAGGTAGCGTACTGGTTTTTCGCGGAGAATTCTTTTTAGATCCCGATGGTTTGCCAACAGCAAAAACGACGGCCGTATTTAATATGTTTAAACATCTGGCCCACCTACTTTCAGAAAAATACCACCTGGTGGATTAA